The proteins below are encoded in one region of Enhydrobacter sp.:
- a CDS encoding amidohydrolase family protein, protein MTNTPPRLGNSLAPPNPGWLAKVSEPALEPELPIVDPHHHLWERGDMVYMYRDLLEDLRAGHNIVATVFIDCRSMYRKEGPTEMRPVGETEFVNGVAAMFASGAYGPSRACAGIVSYADLRLGARAREVLEAQIAAGNGRFRGIRYATGWDRHEEIRRTHTNPPEGLMADRTWREGFAQLGKLGLTFDAWLYHPQLRELAELAGAFPDVPVILDHVGGPLGYGPYASRHEEEFAAWKASMAELARRPNVAVKVGGLGMPMGWFDFYDRPSPPTSQMLADAFRPWVETCIELFGAERCMFESNFPVDKVTSSYAVLWNAFKRLAAKASAAEKTALFSGTAARVYKLALA, encoded by the coding sequence ATGACCAACACGCCGCCGCGTCTCGGCAACTCGCTCGCGCCGCCCAATCCGGGATGGCTCGCCAAGGTGAGCGAGCCCGCGCTCGAGCCCGAGCTGCCTATCGTCGATCCGCACCATCATCTGTGGGAGCGCGGCGACATGGTCTACATGTACCGCGATCTGCTGGAGGACCTTCGGGCCGGCCACAACATCGTCGCGACGGTCTTCATCGACTGCCGTTCGATGTACCGCAAGGAGGGGCCGACGGAGATGCGGCCGGTCGGCGAGACCGAGTTCGTGAACGGCGTGGCGGCGATGTTCGCGAGCGGCGCCTATGGTCCATCGCGCGCCTGCGCCGGCATCGTGAGCTATGCCGACCTGCGCCTCGGCGCCAGGGCGCGGGAGGTGCTGGAAGCCCAGATCGCCGCCGGCAACGGCCGCTTCCGTGGCATCCGCTACGCCACCGGCTGGGACAGGCACGAGGAGATCAGGCGCACGCACACCAATCCGCCCGAAGGGCTGATGGCCGACAGGACCTGGCGCGAAGGTTTCGCCCAGCTCGGCAAGCTCGGGCTGACCTTCGACGCCTGGCTCTACCATCCGCAACTGCGCGAGCTCGCCGAGCTTGCGGGGGCGTTTCCCGACGTGCCCGTCATTCTCGACCATGTCGGCGGGCCGTTGGGCTACGGGCCCTACGCCTCGCGCCACGAGGAGGAGTTCGCGGCCTGGAAAGCATCGATGGCCGAGCTTGCGCGGCGTCCGAACGTCGCGGTGAAGGTGGGTGGCCTCGGCATGCCCATGGGGTGGTTCGACTTCTACGACCGGCCCTCGCCGCCGACCTCCCAGATGCTCGCCGATGCCTTCCGGCCGTGGGTCGAGACCTGCATCGAGCTGTTCGGCGCCGAGCGCTGCATGTTCGAGAGCAACTTCCCGGTCGACAAGGTGACGTCGAGCTATGCCGTCCTGTGGAACGCCTTCAAGCGGCTGGCCGCGAAGGCGTCGGCGGCGGAGAAGACGGCGCTGTTCTCCGGCACCGCGGCGCGCGTCTACAAGCTCGCCCTCGCGTGA
- a CDS encoding ABC transporter substrate-binding protein translates to MRRLLAASVIALAVALASVAASAETVLKVVMHSDVKTLDPIQSAAYITRNFGYMIYDTLFAVDGKFEVKPQMVDTWKTSDDGLVWTFRLRDGLEWHDGTPVTAEDCIASLKRWSARDAMGQKLAARVAEYKAIDPKTFEIVLKEKFGPLLDAIGKPSTTVPFMMPKRVAETDPFQQIDSSIGSGPFIFKRDEWKPGAKLVFVKNTKYKPRAEPMSGLAGGKVVDVDRVEWVWIPDAETRVNALLNGEIDMIESLDHDYLTTLEKTKGIQILRSSVTNQYAFRMNWLIPPFNDVRVRRAAAFALSQEEFLQANVGDKRYYRICKAMFTCDSPLASTAGMDGLIEGNVAKAKELLAEAHYDGTPVVMPQPTDLGAIKQLAPVAKAQLERAGFKVDVQPMDWQSMVARVRKKGPPSEGGWNALATSWAQIDILNPLTTAFLIATCDKALAGWPCDAKLEKLRDKYVEANTLEEKRAVADAVQTYAMQVVTHIPLGEWFSVGAARDDVHFPKPLPPVTVFWGVSKK, encoded by the coding sequence ATGCGTCGTCTTCTTGCCGCGTCGGTCATCGCCCTGGCCGTCGCCCTCGCCTCGGTCGCCGCCTCGGCCGAGACGGTCCTGAAAGTCGTCATGCATTCCGATGTGAAGACGCTCGATCCGATCCAGAGCGCCGCCTACATCACCCGCAACTTCGGCTACATGATCTACGACACGCTGTTTGCGGTGGACGGCAAGTTCGAGGTGAAGCCGCAGATGGTCGATACCTGGAAGACCAGCGACGACGGCCTTGTCTGGACCTTCAGGTTGCGCGACGGCCTCGAATGGCACGACGGCACGCCGGTCACGGCCGAGGACTGCATCGCTTCGCTCAAGCGCTGGTCGGCACGCGATGCGATGGGGCAGAAGCTCGCGGCACGGGTGGCGGAATACAAGGCGATCGATCCGAAGACCTTCGAGATTGTCCTCAAGGAGAAGTTCGGGCCCTTGCTCGACGCCATCGGCAAGCCCTCGACCACGGTTCCGTTCATGATGCCCAAGCGCGTGGCCGAGACCGACCCGTTCCAGCAGATCGACAGCTCGATCGGCTCGGGACCTTTCATCTTCAAGCGGGACGAATGGAAGCCCGGCGCGAAGCTGGTCTTCGTCAAGAACACCAAATACAAGCCGCGCGCCGAGCCGATGTCGGGCCTGGCCGGCGGCAAGGTGGTCGATGTCGACCGCGTCGAATGGGTGTGGATTCCGGACGCCGAGACCCGCGTCAACGCGCTGCTCAACGGCGAGATCGACATGATCGAGAGCCTCGATCACGACTATCTGACGACGCTCGAGAAGACCAAGGGCATCCAGATCCTGCGGAGCAGCGTCACCAACCAGTACGCCTTCCGCATGAACTGGCTCATCCCGCCCTTCAACGATGTCAGGGTCCGCCGGGCGGCGGCTTTTGCGCTGAGCCAGGAAGAGTTCCTGCAGGCCAATGTCGGCGACAAGCGCTACTACCGGATCTGCAAGGCGATGTTCACCTGCGACTCGCCGCTCGCCTCGACCGCGGGCATGGATGGGCTGATCGAAGGCAATGTCGCCAAGGCCAAGGAGCTGCTGGCCGAGGCGCACTACGACGGAACGCCGGTCGTCATGCCGCAGCCGACCGATCTCGGGGCGATCAAGCAGCTCGCGCCGGTCGCCAAGGCGCAGCTCGAGCGGGCCGGCTTCAAGGTCGATGTCCAGCCAATGGACTGGCAAAGCATGGTGGCGCGCGTGCGGAAGAAGGGGCCGCCCAGCGAGGGCGGCTGGAATGCGCTGGCGACGAGCTGGGCGCAGATCGACATCCTGAACCCGCTCACGACGGCGTTCCTCATCGCCACGTGCGACAAGGCGTTGGCCGGCTGGCCGTGCGACGCCAAGCTCGAGAAGCTGCGCGACAAGTACGTCGAGGCCAACACGCTCGAAGAGAAGCGGGCGGTGGCCGACGCGGTGCAGACCTATGCGATGCAGGTCGTGACGCACATACCGTTGGGCGAGTGGTTCAGCGTCGGCGCCGCGCGCGACGACGTCCATTTCCCCAAGCCGCTGCCGCCGGTCACGGTGTTCTGGGGCGTGAGCAAGAAATAG